In uncultured Methanobacterium sp., a genomic segment contains:
- a CDS encoding 6-pyruvoyl-tetrahydropterin synthase-related protein, translated as MNCPQILREKPVLLLLIPALAAFFIALIPTLKYQWPLGGDIFYHVHLAKLYMEQGLVYWDPLTSAPYGRPIFYPPVFHLLLLSVGLIFGDMFTAARVLQPVLTLFLFLSFAYVAYKLYESVLVGVTAGFFIFFSVVFQRFILPGPENLALILFPLVIYGFYLSTKNKSYKYASISGIIAGVVFLTHMLSASFLVLVTSIYAILISLKDKSILKYWLVFLVSTLLVASIWWAPLLLKYGLVFNSGGDSPYMVSLLSYPKFFGVLTLLFAFLGAIGMIKRRSRQDILILISLISILLVSNLNYLGIPILSNRFLTFALFPLVVMAGVGVNYLKTVIAEKNISQKFYGIFIACVYVSSVMIGYSMLADVDSGFLWLRASDGELDIAEWFQENGDKKSVVVAYNFRDPFIVAISRQPVATGGYGQGIVHTLDIQKYADGGMNQSDYINDNVGYVVLPSGMNAPPYTTLAYKNNYYQIFTFNK; from the coding sequence ATGAACTGTCCTCAAATATTGCGAGAAAAACCTGTTTTATTACTATTGATCCCGGCTTTAGCCGCATTTTTCATAGCGCTGATTCCCACCCTAAAGTATCAGTGGCCATTGGGTGGAGATATTTTTTATCATGTCCATCTGGCTAAACTTTACATGGAACAGGGACTGGTTTACTGGGATCCCTTAACATCAGCACCATATGGGCGCCCTATTTTTTATCCCCCTGTTTTTCATTTGTTACTGCTTTCAGTGGGCCTTATCTTTGGGGACATGTTCACGGCAGCCCGGGTTTTACAACCGGTACTAACTCTGTTCTTATTTTTATCCTTTGCTTATGTAGCATACAAACTTTACGAAAGTGTCTTGGTAGGGGTTACCGCAGGATTCTTTATATTTTTCAGTGTTGTTTTCCAGAGATTTATTCTACCTGGCCCGGAAAACCTGGCCCTCATACTGTTTCCCCTGGTAATCTATGGATTCTATCTTTCCACTAAAAATAAGAGCTATAAATATGCTTCAATATCCGGTATCATTGCAGGGGTGGTATTTTTAACCCACATGTTATCAGCTTCTTTTCTTGTTTTGGTAACATCTATTTACGCTATTTTAATTAGTTTAAAGGATAAATCGATTTTAAAATACTGGCTGGTCTTCCTGGTTTCCACGCTCCTGGTGGCATCTATCTGGTGGGCACCATTACTACTTAAATATGGTCTTGTTTTCAATTCTGGTGGAGATTCTCCATATATGGTGAGCTTGTTAAGTTACCCTAAATTTTTCGGTGTTTTAACACTCCTGTTCGCATTTTTAGGTGCTATTGGAATGATTAAAAGGAGATCCAGGCAGGATATCCTGATATTAATCTCTTTAATATCTATTTTACTGGTTAGCAACCTGAATTACCTGGGAATACCCATCCTAAGTAATCGTTTTTTAACATTTGCCCTTTTCCCACTGGTGGTTATGGCCGGGGTGGGAGTTAACTACTTAAAAACTGTAATTGCCGAAAAAAACATCTCCCAAAAATTTTATGGTATTTTCATTGCCTGTGTATATGTATCATCGGTTATGATCGGATATTCCATGCTGGCTGATGTTGATAGTGGTTTTTTATGGTTAAGGGCCTCGGATGGTGAACTGGACATTGCCGAATGGTTCCAGGAAAACGGAGATAAAAAGAGCGTGGTAGTAGCCTATAACTTTAGAGATCCGTTTATAGTAGCTATAAGCAGACAACCAGTAGCAACAGGGGGTTATGGTCAGGGAATAGTACATACCCTTGATATTCAGAAGTATGCTGATGGTGGGATGAATCAATCTGATTACATAAACGATAATGTAGGATATGTGGTTCTCCCTTCAGGTATGAATGCTCCACCGTATACTACACTGGCATATAAAAACAACTATTATCAAATATTCACTTTCAACAAATAA